In Stomoxys calcitrans chromosome 2, idStoCalc2.1, whole genome shotgun sequence, the following proteins share a genomic window:
- the LOC106084786 gene encoding uncharacterized protein LOC106084786, with amino-acid sequence MTFRLLLTFSCLVWTQNLSAIAYGANLLDSYLPASMQALAYFIDHLQYEPLSSTTVGPPFNSNESGDSNRSSSTTTGRPPHTTASSTASWWNPPSWWGAGQSTTTTAKPLNLPTPVHKPGLYAPETPSKLRQEPEGYDIFYELGSRPEGFANLPLSLIRDIITEPNHDDFNNDVESLDNFLRLYDDNYGRATIDSDTAMDRWSTTSTAGKKRVPPTKPYVEFLLVYDLLKRDAKSSNLSKYEGYSEDILLDLYELSKMSSAHQLHTLFKRMLDRRDIQRSDVVSRIQGIVNDLTDPNSPTVKALQFIPAMPFLP; translated from the coding sequence atgactTTTAGACTTTTACTTACCTTTAGTTGCCTTGTATGGACGCAAAACCTCAGTGCCATTGCGTATGGCGCCAATTTATTGGATAGCTACTTGCCAGCGTCTATGCAAGCTCTGGCCTATTTCATAGATCATTTGCAATATGAGCCCTTATCATCGACCACAGTGGGGCCACCATTCAATTCGAATGAGTCAGGGGACAGCAATAGATCTAGTTCGACGACCACAGGACGACCACCCCATACTACAGCTTCATCTACGGCAAGTTGGTGGAATCCGCCTTCTTGGTGGGGAGCTGGCCAATCAACAACGACAACGGCGAAACCTTTAAACCTACCCACGCCTGTTCATAAGCCAGGCTTGTATGCTCCCGAAACCCCCTCCAAACTGCGGCAGGAACCAGAGGGCTATGACATATTTTACGAATTGGGTAGTCGCCCCGAGGGCTTTGCCAATTTGCCCTTGTCTTTGATACGGGACATTATCACCGAACCAAATCATGATGATTTCAATAATGATGTCGAGTCTTTGGATAATTTTCTACGTCTTTACGATGACAATTATGGGCGAGCCACCATTGATTCGGATACAGCCATGGATCGTTGGTCCACCACCTCGACGGCTGGAAAAAAACGTGTGCCACCCACCAAGCCCTATGTGGAGTTTCTACTTGTCTACGATCTTTTGAAACGTGAtgccaaatcttcgaatctcAGCAAATACGAAGGATACTCCGAGGATATACTGCTTGATCTCTACGAGTTGTCGAAAATGTCTTCGGCCCATCAACTGCATACGCTATTCAAGCGTATGTTGGATCGCCGTGATATACAGCGTAGTGATGTCGTCTCCCGCATTCAGGGCATAGTAAATGATCTAACCGACCCCAATAGTCCCACGGTCAAGGCTCTTCAGTTTATTCCAGCCATGCCGTTTTTACcttga